A window of Bos taurus isolate L1 Dominette 01449 registration number 42190680 breed Hereford chromosome 19, ARS-UCD2.0, whole genome shotgun sequence contains these coding sequences:
- the BAHCC1 gene encoding BAH and coiled-coil domain-containing protein 1 isoform X1, with the protein MDGRDFAPPPHLLSERGSLGHRSAAAAARLAPPGPAAQPPAHFQPGKYFPSPLPMASHTASSRLMGNSPASSFMGSFLTSSLGSAASAHPSGPTPSPSEQAYRGSHPATSQIWFSHSHEAPGYPRFSGSLASTFLPMSHLDHHGNSNVLYGQHRFYGTQKDNFYLRNLPPQPTLLPANHNFPSVARAAPGHPMGSCSRDRGEASHLQKGTKEFDRFLMGKEKAGKAVEGKERPAAEEDVARGRHKLVLPVPGDSHCKEGSMARGACEGRPKHLASCLLNTKVLDGELGRSALASCAGAVLGRPGVGVPASGRCAKEAAGPAEPGPAFSECLERRQMLHHAVSYTVPSGLPAGPPPPLSTAAAGPFPCLQLHGGPDGLCPLQDKVPRDLKASGPTFVPSVGHLADKSRPFQAAEACAVVGESKDRHLEVAAAPDHAAPYGVSYAHLKAEGKGERRSGSFEAALNPRLKGLEYLDSAGPEAPFPGLPKAGLDKSGYFELPAPSQDCARPNHQDPLGGKVTQACCTLDKAASKETPVGAPGAQKVARIRHQQHLVAPEVEPGGSGAEAKRKSLELASLGYGGPPPPPWNVQSGQGATMAIGEERKAGTYLDPFGGTLQQAALLPQDLPTPPDEVSAMKNLLKYSNQALVIGQKAPFVGLGGLKASCAQQDGKFPASKGAGQAPGEVERPDCARSREHDATHSDGEVRQPPVGIAVALARQKDTVSRSESAYGANTGRQGRAAPTFKAGGGPRSAHPLDLEAEEERARLCEDRLGLAGRELLLQDNKDLVEFARIHPSGGCPGDLAPHLMITGGSSLQSSQLAGDPAPHPHPAHPPWLPRTRSPSLWMGGHSYGLGHPALHQNLPPGFPASVPGSMPPVFPLSQETPTQLVILPSEPTPHTAPHALADVMDQASLWPPMYGGRGPASHMQHPGQLPVYSRSQFLRQQELYALQQQQQQQQQQRATQALELQRASQFQQKPEDHHLEPEEPAQEKALKSTHKPVALTPTAKGTPSPATAGPAKLSPCCHSPAPKPPPASCPTPPPHPGAPCTLSVCPTGSSGLGSKLPGTEDKSGEGQRPRADLNTLEPDLPPGYTCPAAASSGFSLPRSVHSSDLSDPETMQTAPLGPQPELARTFPPGELCLRSPQKLEEPGLPSGTREATQDLATMPHPAERGPPGKAADPSPLEGLRELRCGALLEGGGPEASGQADSTQGGGAQEARTTEEGREEGELGPSLGAGPQAVEQPARSLGALDQAELGKQQAPTEAEAEEVAEFEEAELEEEEEEQDWGSTPDNSQLPRELPGLDALVAATINLGDLPGIGPLDSPPPAVPGPPRTAPLPRSSGIHGIALLSELADLEIQQQRTEPALQEEEEVLAFNLQRLATLASAWSLVEAANLDSPASSAQPPTADPCRAPTLTPRMQILRRKDTWTPKTKPVCPLKAAIDRLDTQEVEMRVQLAELQRRYKEKQRELARLQRRHDHERDESSRSPARRGPGRPRKRKYSSLLPALRPSDSKKVKAVRSSLSLLCAELRGGDDEPSKKRGRLEKGTYVGLQPASVEKVRCKKSSSQGDLASAVAHKVAQLKPKVKSKGLPTGLSPFRRKEATSGGRIRKKLSRAKNAKASGAARHPQPDGGIGGREAPKFPAQPAVAAAREADSGSDSENCDGLLETEEPPKEPGLVLHAGARMAVLGPSPSSVVKMEANQKAKKKKERQSLLGACRLSSPESEVKVKRRTVKTKVGSKLERAPGRRPPGGPGKKRPKAKGGLRAEPGAAPGREALCGPARAFTCHEEGSRLASERLKRATRKSTVLQPGLRRKNGALSIALSPRNAKAILGRGRKVGKVKTKAVGKQGKGRAVSRLLESFAVEDDFEFEDSSCLSEDEEEEEASGPLSAEQSAALARSCTIHKEDLQDGLPVLIPKEDSLLYAGSVRTLQPPDIYSIVIEGERGNRQRIYSLEQLLQEAVLDVRPQSSRYLPPGTRVCAYWSQKSRCLYPGNVVRGASSDEEEDLDSVVVEFDDGDTGHIAVSNIRLLPPDFKIQCTEPSPALLVSSSCRRTKKSSCEAPPPSEATAPSLSPKAHDGSEASKTSGKKSTGKDKAGKAELLTSGAKPPAGASDHFLGRRGSPLLSWSAVAQTKRKAVAAAGSKGPGMLQNLFQLNGSAKKLRAREALFPMHSVAPPVFGNGFRADSFSSLASSYTPFVGGAGPGLPGGAHKLLRAKKAEAEKGGRRRAGSEFLVKLDHEGVTSPKSKNCKALHAGDKDSGPRPGRPLPSPSYGHPALMGKDRKGRAPVHPLSMGLALRKFAGQAEYPLPCDSDCHSSYSDEEEDGPGLAPGVPSRFLARLSVSSSSSGSSTSSSSGSLSTSSLCSSDDEGSSYTSDEEDPTLLLQTCLTHPVPALLAQPEALRSKGGGPHPHAQRCFLSRAAVASGGAGAGPSGNRPRLKRKEALSFSKAKELSRRQRLPSVENRPKISAFLPARQLWKWSGNPTQRRGMKGKARKLFYKAIVRGKETLRIGDCAVFLSAGRPNLPYIGRIESMWESWGSNMVVKVKWFYHPEETKLGKRQSDGKNALYQSCHEDENDVQTISHKCQVVGREQYEQMTRSRKYQDRRDLYYLAGTYDPTTGRLVTADGVPILC; encoded by the exons ATAACTTCTACCTGCGCAACCTGCCCCCCCAGCCCACGCTTCTGCCCGCCAACCACAACTTCCCCAGTGTGGCCCGGGCTGCCCCCGGCCACCCCATGGGCTCCTGCAGCCGCGACCGGGGCGAGGCCAGCCACCTGCAGAAGGGCACCAAGGAGTTTGACCGCTTCCTCATGGGCAAAGAGAAAGCCGGCAAGGCGGTGGAGGGCAAGGAGCGGCCGGCAGCGGAGGAGGACGTCGCCCGGGGGCGGCACAAGCTGGTGCTGCCCGTGCCAGGGGACTCTCATTGCAAGGAGGGCAGCATGGCCCGGGGAGCTTGTGAAGGCCGCCCCAAGCACCTGGCCTCCTGCCTTCTCAACACCAAGGTGCTCGACGGCGAGCTGGGCCGATCTGCGCTGGCCAGCTGCGCGGGGGCCGTGCTGGGGCGGCCGGGTGTGGGCGTGCCGGCCTCTGGACGCTGCGCCAAGGAGGCGGCGGGCCCCGCAGAGCCCGGGCCAGCCTTCAGCGAGTGCCTGGAGCGGAGGCAGATGCTGCACCACGCCGTGTCGTACACAGTGCCGTCCGGCCTGCCCGCAGGGCCGCCCCCTCCCCTCAGCACGGCCGCAGCCGGCCCCTTCCCCTGCCTGCAGCTGCATGGGGGCCCGGATGGGCTCTGCCCCTTGCAGGACAAAGTCCCCCGGGACCTGAAGGCCAGCGGGCCCACCTTCGTGCCTTCCGTGGGACACCTGGCCGACAAGAGCCGCCCCTTTCAGGCGGCCGAGGCCTGTGCCGTGGTGGGTGAGAGCAAGGACCGGCACCTGGAGGTGGCTGCCGCACCTGACCATGCTGCGCCTTACGGGGTCTCCTATGCCCACCTGAAGGCCGAGGGCAAGGGTGAGCGGCGGTCCGGGAGCTTCGAGGCAGCCCTCAACCCCCGACTGAAGGGCCTGGAGTACCTGGATAGTGCCGGCCCCGAGGCCCCCTTCCCCGGGCTCCCCAAAGCGGGTCTGGACAAAAGCGGCTACTTTGAGTTGCCTGCTCCCTCGCAAGACTGCGCCCGGCCTAATCACCAGGACCCACTGGGCGGGAAGGTCACCCAGGCCTGCTGCACTTTAGACAAGGCTGCCAGCAAGGAGACTCCTGTGGGTGCCCCCGGGGCCCAGAAGGTGGCTCGCATCCGGCATCAGCAGCACTTGGTGGCCCCTGAGGTAGAACCGGGGGGCAGCGGGGCTGAGGCCAAGCGCAAGTCTCTGGAGCTGGCGTCTCTGGGCTATGGcgggccgcccccgcccccgtgGAATGTCCAGTCAGGCCAGGGGGCCACCATGGCCATTGGCGAGGAGCGCAAGGCAGGCACCTATCTGGACCCCTTTGGTGGCACCCTGCAGCAGGCTGCCCTCCTGCCACAGGACCTGCCCACCCCGCCCGACGAGGTCTCGGCCATGAAGAACCTGCTCAAGTACAGCAACCAAGCTCTGGTCATTGGCCAGAAGGCGCCCTTCGTGGGCCTCGGGGGCCTGAAGGCCAGCTGTGCCCAGCAGGACGGGAAGTTCCCAGCCTCCAAGGGTGCAGGCCAGGCCCCGGGCGAGGTGGAAAGGCCCGACTGTGCCCGAAGCCGGGAGCATGATGCCACCCACAGTGATGGGGAGGTGCGGCAGCCGCCCGTGGGCATTGCGGTAGCCTTGGCCAGGCAGAAGGACACGGTGAGCCGGTCGGAGTCAGCCTACGGTGCCAACACAGGGCGGCAGGGCCGGGCAGCCCCCACCTTCAAAG CTGGCGGTGGGCCCCGCTCCGCCCACCCGCTGGACCTGGAGGCCGAGGAGGAGAGGGCCCGCCTGTGTGAGGACCGCCTGGGGCTCGCCGGCCGTGAACTGCTGCTGCA GGACAACAAGGACCTTGTGGAATTCGCCCGGATCCACCCATCAGGCGGCTGTCCCGGGGACCTGGCCCCCCATCTCATGATCACCGGGGGATCCTCCCTGCAGAGCAGCCAGCTGGCCGGGGACCcggccccccatccccaccctgcccaccctcccTGGCTGCCCCGCACCCGCAGCCCCTCCTTGTGGATGGGAGGACATTCCTACG GCCTTGGGCACCCTGCCCTGCACCAGAATCTGCCCCCCGGCTTCCCTGCATCCGTGCCCGGCTCCATGCCCCCCGTCTTCCCCCTCTCCCAGGAAACCCCCACACAACTAGTCATCCTGCCCTCTGAGCCCACACCCCACACGGCCCCCCATGCGCTTG CTGATGTCATGGACCAGGCTTCGCTGTGGCCCCCCATGTACGGGGGTCGGGGCCCCGCCTCCCACATGCAGCACCCGGGCCAGCTCCCCGTCTACTCGCGGTCCCAGTTCCTGCGGCAACAGGAGCTGTATGCCctgcagcagcaacaacagcagcagcagcagcagcgggccACTCAGGCCCTGGAGCTGCAGCGGGCCAGCCAATTCCAG CAGAAGCCTGAGGACCACCACCTGGAGCCGGAGGAGCCCGCCCAGGAGAAGGCCTTGAAGTCCACCCACAAGCCAGTTGCCTTAACCCCCACGGCCAAGGGCACCCCCTCACCCGCCACCGCAGGCCCTGCCAAGCTGTCACCCTGCTGCCACTCTCCCGCCCCGAAGCCCCCCCCTGCCAGCTGCCCTACACCACCACCGCATCCTGGCGCCCCGTGCACTTTATCCGTCTGCCCCACTGGCAGCTCTGGGCTAGGCTCCAAGCTGCCCGGCACCGAAGACAAGAGTGGGGAGGGCCAGCGCCCCAGAGCCGACCTCAACACGTTGGAACCAG ACCTGCCTCCCGGATACACGTGCCCCGCGGCGGCCAGCTCGGGCTTCTCCCTGCCCCGCAGCGTGCACTCATCTGACCTCTCGGACCCCGAAACTATGCAAACCGCCCCCCTGGGGCCCCAGCCTGAGCTGGCCAGGACGTTCCCGCCTGGGGAGCTCTGCCTCCGCAGCCCCCAGAAACTGGAGGAGCCTGGGCTGCCCTCAGGGACCAGGGAGGCCACCCAGGACCTTGCCACCATGCCCCACCCTGCCGAGCGGGGACCCCCGGGGAAGGCAGCAGACCCCAGTCCACTGGAGGGGCTGCGAGAACTGCGGTGCGGGGCTCTCCTCGAGGGAGGGGGCCCTGAGGCCTCTGGCCAGGCTGATTCTACTCAGGGAGGAGGGGCCCAAGAGGCAAGGACCACGGAGgaggggcgggaggagggagAGCTGGGGCCCTCGTTGGGGGCCGGTCCCCAGGCCGTGGAGCAGCCGGCGAGGAGCCTGGGCGCCCTGGATCAGGCCGAGCTGGGCAAACAGCAAGCCCCTACAGAAGCAGAGGCGGAGGAGGTGGCCGAGTTCGAGGAAGCCGAGctagaagaggaggaagaggagcaggaCTGGGGTTCAACTCCTGACAACAGCCAGCTGCCCAGGGAGCTGCCCGGGCTGGACGCTCTGGTGGCAGCCACCATCAACCTGGGGGACCTGCCTGGCATCGGCCCACTGGACTCTCCGCCCCCCGCTGTCCCTGGGCCACCCAGAACAGCTCCCCTGCCCCGTAGCTCAGGGATTCATGGAATTGCCCTGCTCAGCGAGCTGGCCGACCTGGAGATCCAGCAGCAGAGGACTGAGCCAGCCCTGCAAG aggaggaggaggtgctggCCTTCAACCTGCAGCGCCTGGCCACTCTGGCCTCAGCCTGGTCCCTGGTCGAAGCCGCTAACCTGGACAGCCCCGCCTCCTCGGCCCAGCCCCCCACTGCTGACCCCTGCAGggctcccaccctcaccccccgCATGCAGATCCTGCGGCGCAAGGACACCTGGACCCCCAAGACCAAGCCT GTGTGCCCACTGAAGGCTGCCATCGATCGGCTGGACACGCAGGAGGTAGAGATGCGCGTGCAGCTGGCGGAGCTGCAAAGGCGCTACAAGGAGAAGCAGCGGGAGCTGGCCCGGCTGCAGCGCAGGCACGACCATGA GAGAGACGAGAGCTCGAGGAGCCCTGCCAGGCGAGGGCCTGGCCGGCCACGGAAGCGCAAATACTCCAGTTTGCTGCCTGCCCTGCGCCCCAGTGACAGCAAGAAAGTCAA GGCAGTGCGGTCTAGCCTGAGCCTGCTGTGTGCTGAGCTGCGGGGCGGCGATGATGAGCCTTCGAAGAAGCGAGGCCGGCTGGAGAAGGGCACCTACGTGGGTCTGCAGCCCGCGTCTGTG GAGAAGGTTCGGTGCAAGAAGAGCAGCAGTCAGGGCGACCTGGCATCTGCTGTGGCCCACAAGGTGGCCCAGCTGAAGCCGAAGGTCAAGAGCAAGGGGCTGCCCACTGGCCTCAGCCCCTTCCGGCGGAAGGAGGCCACTTCAGGGGGTCGCATCCGGAAGAAGCTGTCACGAGCCAAGAATGCCAAGGCATCTGGGGCGGCCCGGCACCCACAGCCGGATGGCGGCATTGGCGGCAGGGAGGCACCTAAGTTCCCAGCCCAGCCGGCGGTGGCCGCAGCTCGTGAGGCAG ACAGCGGCTCGGACAGTGAAAACTGTGATGGTCTGCTGGAGACAGAAGAACCCCCCAAGGAGCCCGGGTTGGTGCTACACGCTGGGGCCCGCATGGCCGTGCTGGGGCCCTCGCCCTCCTCCGTGGTCAAGATGGAGGCCAACCAGAAGGccaagaagaagaaggagaggcAGAGCTTGCTAG GGGCCTGCCGCCTGTCCAGCCCCGAGAGTGAGGTCAAGGTCAAGCGGAGGACAGTGAAGACCAAGGTGGGCAGCAAGCTGGAGCGGGCCCCGGGACGCAGGCCCCCAGGTGGGCCCGGCAAGAAGAGGCCCAAGGCCAAGGGTGGCCTGCGGGCAGAGCCGGGGGCTGCGCCTGGCAGGGAAGCCCTCTGCGGCCCCGCCCGGGCCTTCACCTGCCACGAGGAGGGCAGCAGGCTGGCCAGCGAGCGCCTCAAGAGAGCCACGCGCAAGAGCACCGTGCTCCAGCCGGGGCTGCGG CGGAAGAACGGGGCCCTGTCCATCGCCCTGTCGCCCCGCAACGCCAAGGCCATCCTGGGGAGGGGCCGGAAGGTGGGCAAGGTGAAAACCAAGGCCGTTGGCAAACAG GGCAAGGGCCGGGCGGTAAGTCGGCTGCTGGAGAGCTTTGCCGTGGAGGACGACTTTGAGTTTGAGGACAGCAGCTGCCTCTCGGAGgacgaggaagaggaggaggccaGTGGCCCCCTGAGCGCCGAGCAGAGCGCCGCCCTGG CACGCTCGTGCACCATTCATAAGGAGGACCTGCAGGACGGGCTGCCTGTGCTCATCCCCAAGGAGGACAGTCTGCTGTACGCAGGCAGCGTCAGGACCCTGCAGCCCCCCGACAT ctacAGCATCGTCATTGAGGGAGAGAGAGGCAACCGGCAAAGGATCTACTCTCTGGAGCAGCTGCTGCAGGAGGCG GTTCTGGATGTCCGACCACAGTCCAGCCGGTACCTCCCGCCTGGCACAAGGGTCTGTGCCTACTGGAGCCAGAAGTCCCGCTGCCTGTATCCAGGCAATGTAGTGCGAG GTGCCTCCAGTGATGAGGAAGAGGACCTGGACTCCGTGGTGGTGGAGTTTGATGATGGGGACACTGGCCACATCGCTGTCTCCAACATCAGGCTGTTGCCTCCGGACTTCAAGATCCAGT GCACGGAGCCCTCGCCAGCCCTGCTGGTGTCCAGCAGCTGCCGGAGGACCAAGAAATCTTCCTGTGAGGCGCCCCCGCCCAGTGAGGCCACTGCTCCCAGCCTGTCTCCTAAGGCTCATGACGGGTCCGAAGCCTCAAAGACCTCCGGGAAGAAATCCACAGGCAAAGACAAAGCTG GCAAAGCAGAGCTCCTGACCTCTGGTGCCAAGCCCCCCGCCGGTGCCTCAGACCACTTCTTGGGCCGCCGGGGCAGCCCCCTGCTGAGCTGGTCAGCGGTGGCGCAGACCAAGCGGAAGGCAGTGGCCGCAGCAGGCAGCAAGGGGCCGGGCATGCTGCAGAACCTCTTCCAGCTCAACGGCAGCGCCAAGAAGCTGCGGGCCCGCGAGGCCCTGTTCCCCATGCACAGTGTGGCGCCACCCGTGTTCGGCAACGGCTTCCGCGCTGACTCCTTCAGCAGCCTGGCCAGCTCCTACACGCCCTTCGTTGGCGGGGCTGGGCCTGGCCTGCCCGGGGGTGCCCACAAACTGTTGCGGGCCAAGAAGGCCGAGGCTGAGAagggcgggcggcggcgggcgggcaGCGAGTTCCTGGTCAAGCTGGACCACGAGGGCGTGACCTCCCCCAAGAGCAAGAACTGCAAGGCGCTACATGCTGGCGACAAGGACTCGGGACCCAGGCCAGGGaggcccctgcccagccccagctACGGGCACCCGGCCCTCATGGGCAAGGACAGGAAGGGGCGGGCGCCCGTCCACCCGCTGTCCATGGGGCTGGCGCTGCGCAAGTTCGCAGGCCAGGCTGAGTACCCGCTGCCCTGCGACAGCGACTGCCACAGCTCCTACTCAGATGAGGAGGAGGACGGGCCTGGCCTGGCACCCGGCGTGCCCTCCCGCTTCCTCGCCCGCCTGTCCGTGTCCTCCTCGTCCTCGGGTTcatccacctcctcctcctcgggctccctgtccacctccagcCTCTGCTCCTCGGATGACGAGGGCTCTTCCTACACCTCGGATGAGGAGGACCCCACCCTGCTGCTGCAGACATGCCTCACCCACCCAGTGCCCGCCCTCCTGGCCCAGCCTGAGGCCCTGCGCTCCAAGGGGGGCGGCCCTCACCCACATGCCCAGCGCTGCTTCCTGTCCAGGGCTGCCGTGGCCAGTGGGGGAGCGGGCGCGGGCCCCAGCGGCAACAGACCCCGGCTCAAGCGCAAGGAGGCCCTGAGCTTCTCCAAAGCCAAAGAGCTGTCCCGGAGGCAGCGGCTGCCCTCCGTGGAAAACCGGCCAAAGATTTCAGCCTTCCTGCCCGCCCGGCAGCTCTGGAAGTGGTCGGGGAACCCCACGCAG aggcgtGGCATGAAGGGGAAGGCCAGGAAGCTGTTCTACAAGGCTATCGTCCGGGGCAAGGAGACGCTTCGCATCGGGGACTGCGCGGTCTTCCTGTCGGCCGGGCGGCCCAACCTGCCCTACATCGGCCGCATCGAGAGCATGTGGGAGTCGTGGGGCAGCAACATGGTGGTGAAGGTCAAGTGGTTCTACCATCCGGAGGAGACCAAACTGGGGAAGCGGCAGAGCGACGGGAAG AACGCGCTATACCAGTCCTGCCATGAGGACGAGAACGACGTGCAGACCATCTCCCACAAGTGCCAGGTCGTAGGGCGCGAGCAGTATGAGCAGATGACACGGAGCCGCAAGTACCAGGACCGACGGGACCTCTACTACTTGGCGGGCACCTACGACCCCACCACGGGGCGCCTGGTGACAGCTGACGGCGTGCCCATTCTGTGCTGA